One region of Plasmodium gaboni strain SY75 chromosome 6, whole genome shotgun sequence genomic DNA includes:
- a CDS encoding putative RNA-binding protein, producing MNATSRNNLLDENKNMNNTFNTKTLWVGDIEKIKDEVVDENYILYCMFYEFADDIIRIKLCKEKNNQKNSYAFIEFSTYEVAKYCFENLNGKWIPGKAHKFKLNWAKYNMSDNITTNEKDLNIEIDDKGTYSIYVGSLPINTTKEEIENLFCNIYNSICFVKMIKNSQKSPHKIYCFIHFFNYDECLRALTEMNGYIFKGCKIKVSKSNGIKMNHTNINSNNINNNINNNINNNNINNNNNNNNMNGNYYHNKNFDGNMNNYHTNKNKGINNIKMNDDKKNGNKNYTYNNNNNNNINSSNNNELSNHHSYELNFYDHMNSSVNTFPSHYSTHNGNTNSLLYGSSNFSTQLNHLNQMNSMNQLSQMNTMSQLNQINSMGQLNQINSMGQLNQINSMNQLNPMSQLNQLNPMNQLNQLNPMNQLNQLNPINQLSQLNPINQLTQLNPLNQLNQLNPMNQLNQLSQLNQMNQLGHMNQVNYFTNQMNVIQDYTNNISNMNNINNYGSNDMTSEMINDMNSEMINDMNSEMINNMNNDMNKDINNEINKDINNVYNENIGNHDENILNCKMNDCTYMSDMSTIYSENNRNNINDTKDLNIMNKKNNLIENDMNGYNNSYELNFYNNHSTNNDYETQNNTMKKNNNNNSNNNNNSTCEINISTNNYYYDGSINNDNVTYNKGNNDNRNENKSIHSTNIDGIDNNTTNVNMESTDNACSNINDF from the coding sequence atgaatgCAACGAGTagaaataatttattagatgaaaataagaatatgAACAATACATTTAACACGAAAACATTGTGGGTAGGTGATATAGAAAAGATTAAGGATGAGGTTGTTGACGagaattatattttatattgtatGTTTTATGAATTCGCTGatgatataataagaataaaattatgtaaagaaaagaataatcaaaaaaattcttATGCTTTTATAGAGTTTTCTACATATGAAGTAGCAAAATATTGTTTTGAGAATTTGAATGGAAAATGGATACCTGGGAAAGCTCATAAGTTTAAATTAAATTGGGCTAAGTATAATATGAGTGATAATATAACaacaaatgaaaaagatTTAAATATTGAAATAGATGATAAAGGAACTTATTCTATATATGTTGGTAGCTTACCTATAAATACAACAAAAGAAGAAATTGAGAATTTATTCTgcaatatatataatagtatATGCTTTGTtaaaatgataaagaaTTCTCAAAAAAGTCCACATAAAatttattgttttattcatttttttaattatgaTGAATGTCTTAGAGCTTTGACAGAAATGAATggatatatttttaaaggATGTAAAATTAAGGTCAGTAAATCTAATGGTATTAAAATGAATCACActaatattaatagtaacaatataaataataatataaataataatataaataataacaacattaataataataataataataataatatgaatggaaattattatcataataaaaattttgatgggaatatgaataattatcatacgaataaaaataaagggattaataatattaaaatgaatgatgacaaaaaaaatggcaataaaaattatacgtacaataataataataacaataatattaacaGCAGCAATAATAACGAATTGAGTAATCATCATTCTTATGAACTTAATTTTTACGATCATATGAATTCAAGTGTTAATACCTTTCCTTCACATTATTCTACACACAATGGTAATACTAACAGTTTGTTATATGGTTCCAGTAATTTTTCTACCCAACTAAATCATTTGAATCAAATGAATTCAATGAATCAGTTGAGTCAGATGAATACTATGAGTCAGTTAAACCAGATCAATTCAATGGGTCAGTTAAACCAAATAAATTCAATGGGTCAGTTAAACCAAATAAATTCAATGAATCAATTGAACCCCATGAGTCAGTTAAATCAATTAAACCCAATGAATCAGTTAAATCAATTAAACCCAATGAATCAGTTAAATCAATTGAACCCAATAAATCAATTAAGCCAGTTGAATCCAATTAATCAATTAACCCAGTTGAATCCACTGAACCAATTAAATCAATTGAACCCAATGAATCAGTTAAATCAATTGTCCCAATTGAACCAAATGAATCAACTAGGTCATATGAATCAAGTGAATTATTTTACAAACCAAATGAATGTGATACAAGATTATACGAACAATATTAGTAAcatgaataatataaataattacGGTAGTAATGATATGACAAGTGAGATGATAAATGATATGAACAGTGAGATGATAAATGATATGAATAGTGAGatgataaataatatgaataatgacatgaataaagatataaataatgaaataaataaagatatcaataatgtatataatgaaaatataggaaatcatgatgaaaatattttaaattgTAAAATGAATGATTGTACATATATGAGTGATATGAGCACAATTTATTCGGAGAATAATAggaataatattaatgatactaaagatttaaatattatgaataaaaaaaacaatcttatagaaaatgatatgaatggatataataattcttatgaattaaatttttataataaccACAGTACAAATAATGATTATGAAACTCAAAATAATActatgaaaaaaaataataataataatagtaataataataataattctacgtgtgaaataaatattagtactaataattattattatgatggttctattaataatgataatgtTACTTATAATAAAGGAAACAATGATAATagaaatgaaaataaatcaatTCATAGTACAAATATTGATGgtatagataataatactaCTAATGTTAATATGGAAAGTACAGACAATGCATGTAGTAATATCAATGATTTCTAG
- a CDS encoding putative amino acid transporter — protein sequence MNKKYVASSNNHDSKKDKKNNTDKYKNKKNTTTSEENKDSNNNAVNNDSKKNDSSKNKYNIVKANIKNIFVSDKTKEKSDRNEKNESSKSTKNTETYSNVNDKKSNELSTKGSNDKKKKQKDSKKDSKKNSSNNNTVVDISDEDYTNDEGEINKPKKNWKGRTFSRFTPGGVRSSTVLFICTAIGVGFLSIPYVFSKLGIILSIILIILNALESYVTTNILCTSSLEHNTFVYGNLLKKIGNKYDKTIIDFGLSFGFISSYILILILISNFLSTIFYVFNFPTLFTNNIFLVILICLLILPITFRNKVGSLNHFLIFSLFSLSITVLTIGLQTKSYNNLLINREVNLFTMDKHFFKCFNILLFSFSQQPNACFITGQFNQPTHRRLNKSTFRSVMLQVIFYTLFGVLGYFSFLNTAKDNIVLNYENSNVSILLCKFLLSLTFFFSVPLNFMGSYQSMLALGITTRDALYKLYTYIFRRTGYSANLSLLLSEYTQDPYQETHADNITEHSSVSESQEDDQNQRMWVSIIVTIFCALIACKVKKLSNVIGIGGGITSTLISCLLPNIIYYKNRHNVSNKLKRYSTLFMLCFFSFMGFLSVVVTTLNLIL from the exons atgaataaaaaatatgttgCGTCCTCAAATAACCATGATAGCAAAAAAGATAAGAAGAACAATACTGATAAgtataaaaacaaaaagaaCACAACTACCAGTGAGGAAAACAAAGATTCAAATAACAATGCTGTAAATAATGatagtaaaaaaaatgattcTTCAAAAAATAAGTACAACATAGTTAAGGCCAATattaagaatatatttgtgtctgataaaacaaaagaaaagagtgatagaaatgaaaaaaacGAATCTTCAAAAAGTACTAAGAATACAGAAACATATAGTAATGTAAATGACAAAAAATCGAACGAACTTAGTACTAAAGGTTCgaatgataaaaaaaagaaacaaaaagATAGCAAAAAAGATagcaaaaaaaatagtagtaataataatacagTTGTAGATATATCAGATGAAGATTATACTAATGATGAAGGAGAAATAAATAAGCCAAAGAAAAACTGGAAAGGTAGAACATTTAGTCGATTTACACCTGGTGGTGTTAGATCTAGTACTGtactttttatatgtacaGCTATTGGTGTGGGATTTTTATCAATACCTTATGTTTTTTCTAAATTAGGTATTATACTTagtattatattaataatattgaatGCTCTTGAATCATATGTAActacaaatatattatgtacATCTTCTTTAGAACATAATACATTTGTATATGgtaatttattaaaaaaaataggaaataaatatgataaaacTATAATAGATTTTGGATTATCCTTTGGTTTTATATCAagttatattttaatattaatattaatcagtaattttttaagtactatattttatgtatttaatTTCCCGACTTtatttacaaataatatattcttagtaatattaatatgtcTATTAATTTTGCCAATCACATTTAGAAATAAAGTTGGATCATTAAACCatttcttaattttttcattattcTCCTTATCTATAACTGTATTAACTATAGGACTACAAACaaaatcatataataacTTATTAATTAATAGAGAAGTAAATTTATTTACTATGGACAAACACTTTTTCAAATGCTTcaatatattgttattttcATTCTCTCAACAACCAAATGCATGTTTTATTACTGGGCAATTCAATCAACCTACACATAGAAGATTAAATAAATCAACCTTTAGAAGTGTAATGTTACAAGTTATATTCTATACACTATTTGGTGTTTTAGGATATTTctcatttttaaatacagcaaaagataatattgttctaaattatgaaaatagTAATGTCTCTATACTTTTATGtaaatttcttttatcATTGACCTTCTTCTTCTCTGTCCCATTAAATTTTATGGGATCTTATCAAAGTATGCTAGCTCTTGGCATAACAACAAGAGATGccttatataaattatatacttatatatttagaaGAACTGGATATTCAGCCAATTTgtctttattattatctgAATATACACAAGATCCATACCAAGAAACACATGCAGATAATATTACAGAACATTCTAGTGTTAGCGAATCACAAGAAGATGATCAAAATCAAAGAATGTGGGTATCTATAATTGTCACCATTTTCTGTGCCCTAATTGCATGCAAGGTTAAAAAATTATCGAATGTTATAGGTATAGGAGGAGGTATTACATCAACTCTAATTTCATG cCTATTAccaaatataatatattataaaaacagACACAATGTATCAAATAAGCTCAAGAGATATTCAACATTGTTCATGCTTTGTTTCTTCTCATTTATGGGATTTTTATCCGTTGTAGTTACAACcttaaatttaattttataa